A single region of the Chryseobacterium sp. 6424 genome encodes:
- a CDS encoding helix-turn-helix domain-containing protein: MENPFESIIERLDRIEKLLVSLVPTEAAMTNAHFNKEILTLKELCSYLELSASHVYKLTSQNEIPFTKRSKRIYFVKKDIDDWLKKYRQTTKDEIETMAANYTIRNPLKW, translated from the coding sequence ATGGAAAATCCATTTGAATCAATCATTGAAAGACTGGACAGAATTGAAAAGCTTCTGGTAAGTTTAGTTCCTACCGAAGCAGCGATGACAAATGCCCATTTTAACAAAGAAATTCTGACATTAAAAGAATTATGTTCTTACTTGGAACTCTCTGCTTCCCACGTTTATAAATTAACTTCACAGAATGAGATCCCATTTACTAAACGAAGCAAAAGAATCTATTTCGTAAAAAAAGATATTGATGACTGGTTAAAGAAGTACAGGCAAACAACAAAAGATGAAATTGAAACGATGGCAGCCAACTATACTATTCGAAATCCGCTAAAATGGTAG
- a CDS encoding DNA-processing protein DprA: protein MKSNTQLIGLLAVSSLKGIGPAFINKYINTSHFASDNLLDEIENILTVGKKTFDADEVNFQIDNAYKIYSETAENNIQAVSIFSDEYPLQLKALKDAPPVIFLKGNLKNLQSNTVCIIGTRGPNEIGKEISKRVGRYFSENKWSICNGLAEGIDTFSIKDGTKYYENVIGVLAGGLNYNSSKTLLKSTVANAEKILENSGLLISEMPINKKEDTFSVVKSCRIQAGMSHGLLLVQSSLTGGSKYTVKAFAEHYRPLAVINPIGDADALQFYEANIEIIHNSRKGITEMTELKSEKIAISSFHTIKSKDDYVSFEKSMLEAKKSAEGNNTLF from the coding sequence ATGAAAAGCAATACTCAACTGATTGGTTTGTTGGCAGTTTCTTCCTTAAAGGGAATTGGTCCCGCCTTTATAAATAAATATATAAATACATCTCATTTTGCCTCGGATAATCTACTGGATGAAATCGAAAATATATTGACTGTAGGAAAAAAGACATTTGATGCTGACGAGGTTAATTTTCAGATCGATAATGCTTACAAAATTTACAGCGAAACAGCAGAAAATAACATTCAGGCTGTGTCCATTTTTTCCGATGAATATCCTTTGCAGCTAAAAGCCCTCAAAGATGCACCACCGGTTATTTTTTTAAAGGGCAACTTAAAAAATCTCCAAAGCAATACAGTCTGCATCATCGGAACAAGAGGACCGAATGAGATAGGAAAAGAAATTTCTAAACGGGTGGGAAGGTATTTTTCAGAAAACAAATGGAGTATATGCAATGGCCTTGCGGAGGGAATTGATACTTTTTCAATAAAAGATGGTACAAAGTATTATGAGAATGTGATCGGTGTTCTTGCAGGGGGGCTGAACTACAATTCTAGTAAAACACTACTTAAGTCTACAGTCGCAAATGCCGAGAAAATCTTGGAAAACAGTGGGCTTCTGATATCAGAAATGCCCATAAACAAAAAAGAGGATACATTCTCAGTAGTAAAATCCTGCAGAATCCAAGCCGGAATGTCACATGGCCTCTTGCTGGTTCAAAGTTCACTGACCGGTGGCTCAAAATACACAGTAAAAGCATTTGCTGAACATTATCGGCCGTTAGCGGTAATCAATCCAATCGGTGATGCTGATGCCTTACAGTTTTACGAAGCAAATATTGAAATAATTCATAATTCCAGGAAGGGCATTACTGAAATGACAGAATTAAAATCTGAAAAAATAGCAATATCGTCTTTTCACACAATTAAATCAAAAGATGACTATGTTTCATTTGAAAAATCAATGCTTGAAGCAAAAAAAAGCGCGGAAGGCAACAATACCTTATTCTAG